A window of Corvus hawaiiensis isolate bCorHaw1 chromosome 17, bCorHaw1.pri.cur, whole genome shotgun sequence contains these coding sequences:
- the LOC125334547 gene encoding activity-dependent neuroprotector homeobox protein isoform X1, translating into MEYCMLGTSAFHKVQQQLMMPRKAFLSQKEKQARARERDMLKKRRRRQDYLKRSVEPQKNTETIKWHRDDEKRRENEQVKDKDIKKRWRQDERERRKNVDAMNWHREEEKRENERETMFQLPVNNLGSLRKARKTVKKILSDIGLEYCKEHIEDFKQFEPNDFYLKNTTWEDVGLWDPSLTKNQDYRTKPFCCSACPFSSKFFSAYKSHFRNVHSEDFENRILLNCPYCTFNADKKTLETHIKIFHAPNANTPSGGISTFKDKNKHESLKPKQADSVEQAVYYCKKCTYRDPLYEIVRKHIYREHFQHVAAPYIAKGGEKSLNGAVPLSSSAREEGGIHCKRCLFMPKSYEALVQHVIEDHERIGYQVTAMIGHTNVVVPRSKPLMLIAPKPQDKKPMGLPQRMGALSAGSVRSLSSQQMMNRLTIPKPTLNSAGVNMMSNVHLQQNNYGVKSVPPSYVGQPGGRLSLSGNAPVSLSQQSQSMKQFSASGNGRPYTLGGEQRSQASARYSLQSANSSSLSSAQLKQASLSQSQAASRALGQSGSKSPVAATGPSTVNTSSTQKWKICTICNELFPENVYSVHFEKEHKAEKVPAVANYIMKIHNFTSKCLYCNRYLPTDTLLNHMLIHGLSCPYCRSTFNDVEKMAAHMRMVHVDEEMGPKTDSTLTFDLTLQQGSHTNIHLLVTTYNLRDAPAESVAYHAQNTPPVPPKPQPKIQEKSDVPVKSSPQAAVPYKKDVGKTLCPLCFSILKGPISDALAHHLRERHQVIQTVHPVEKKLTYKCIHCLGVYTSNMTASTITLHLVHCRGVGKTQNGQDKGTSSRLGQSPAAAPVKRTYEHMEFPLMKKRKMDDDDSPSAFEEKPEEPVVLALDPKGHEDDSYEARKTFLTKYFNKQPYPTRREIEKLAASLWLWKSDIASHFSNKRKKCVRDCEKYKPGVLLGFNMKELNKVKHEMDFDAEWLFENHDEKNSRVNVSKTVDKKINLEKDNDSSSDSYENLEEEYNESQSPFGQRVSDMGGKPSSDSTVQNPEDSIAKEIMEENALQSPEKADQKQEESSKYKEMISAEEPTKLVGDVSDSEGDQDDQDDAVEWKDGASQSESGPGSQQVSDFEDNALEVKPEVWTDESSQSEDAGSSKPPVEAKGGGSESDEEQSKWKNRSYGKVEGFWSKDQSQWKNASELEESLASEQMEWQSSTMDSEDGEGFGAVGAEPMHGSLPGVELSSQQA; encoded by the exons AAACTATGTTCCAACTTCCTGTCAACAACCTTGGCAGTTTAAGAAAGGCCCggaaaactgtgaaaaaaattcttagtgACATTGGTTTGGAATACTGTAAAGAACATATAGAA gatTTTAAGCAGTTTGAACCTAATgacttttatttgaaaaacactACATGGGAGGATGTGGGACTGTGGGACCCATCGCTTACAAAAAACCAG GACTATCGGACAAAGCCCTTTTGCTGCAGTGCATGTCCCTTCTCCTCGAAGTTCTTTTCAGCCTACAAAAGCCACTTCCGGAACGTTCACAGCGAAGACTTTGAGAACAGGATCCTGCTCAACTGCCCCTACTGTACCTTCAACGCGGACAAAAAGACTTTGGAAACGCACATTAAAATATTCCACGCTCCCAATGCCAATACACCGAGTGGAGGCATCAGCACTTTcaaagataaaaacaaacacGAGAGCCTTAAACCCAAGCAGGCTGACAGTGTGGAACAAGCTGTTTATTACTGTAAGAAGTGCACTTACCGCGACCCGCTCTACGAAATCGTTCGAAAGCACATTTACAGGGAACATTTTCAGCACGTTGCTGCTCCTTACATAGCCAAGGGAGGTGAAAAGTCCCTCAATGGTGCAGTTCCATTGAGCTCCAGTGCCCGAGAGGAGGGGGGTATCCACTGCAAACGATGCCTTTTCATGCCGAAATCCTACGAAGCTTTAGTCCAGCACGTGATCGAAGACCACGAACGGATCGGATACCAGGTCACGGCAATGATAGGTCACACTAACGTGGTGGTTCCAAGATCTAAACCTCTGATGCTAATAGCTCCCAAACCCCAGGATAAAAAGCCTATGGGACTCCCTCAGAGGATGGGTGCCCTCTCTGCTGGCAGTGTCCGCTCACTCTCGTCACAGCAGATGATGAACAGACTCACTATACCAAAGCCCACGTTAAATTCTGCAGGAGTCAATATGATGTCAAATGTTCACCTACAGCAGAACAACTACGGGGTCAAATCAGTACCCCCCAGTTACGTCGGTCAGCCAGGGGGGAGGCTCAGCCTCAGTGGCAATGCACCTGTTTCTCTTTCCCAGCAATCACAAAGCATGAAACAGTTTTCAGCAAGTGGCAATGGAAGGCCTTACACTctgggaggggagcagaggtCCCAGGCCTCAGCCAGGTACTCGCTGCAGTCTGCCAACTCCTCCTCGCTGTCATCAGCGCAGCTCAAACAGGCATCGCTGTCACAGTCCCAGGCAGCATCCAGAGCTCTGGGTCAGTCTGGCTCCAAATCCCCCGTGGCCGCTACAGGTCCTTCCACTGTCAACACCTCATCCACACAGAAGTGGAAAATCTGTACAATCTGCAACGAGCTGTTCCCCGAAAACGTGTACAGTGTCCACTTTGAGAAGGAGCACAAGGCTGAAAAGGTGCCTGCAGTGGCCAACTACATCATGAAAATCCATAACTTCACGAGCAAATGTCTCTACTGTAACCGCTACCTGCCCACGGACACGCTGCTCAATCACATGCTGATCCACGGGCTGTCCTGCCCCTACTGCCGCTCCACCTTCAACGATGTGGAGAAGATGGCCGCCCATATGCGCATGGTGCACGTGGATGAGGAGATGGGACCTAAAACTGACTCCACCCTGACCTTTGATTTGACATtgcagcagggcagccacacGAACATACACCTCCTTGTCACCACCTACAACCTGCGGGATGCTCCTGCCGAATCTGTAGCTTACCACGCTCAGAACACCCCCCCGGTTCCACCAAAACCACAGCCCAAAATCCAGGAGAAATCTGATGTACCAGTCAAAAGTTCTCCACAAGCAGCAGTGCCCTACAAAAAAGATGTGGGGAAAACTCTGTGTCCTCTGTGCTTTTCAATCCTAAAAGGCCCCATCTCTGATGCCCTGGCACATCACCTCCGGGAGAGGCACCAGGTGATTCAGACGGTTCACCCTGTGGAGAAGAAGCTGACCTACAAGTGCATCCACTGCCTGGGCGTGTACACGAGCAACATGACGGCCTCCACCATAACGCTGCACCTGGTGCACTGCAGGGGCGTGGGCAAGACCCAGAACGGGCAGGACAAAGGGACATCGTCCCGGCTGGGCCAGTCCCCAGCGGCAGCGCCCGTGAAACGCACCTATGAACACATGGAGTTCCCCTtgatgaagaagaggaagatggaCGATGATGACTCCCCCTCTGCCTTTGAGGAGAAGCCTGAAGAACCCGTAGTTCTAGCACTGGACCCCAAGGGTCACGAAGATGATTCATACGAagccaggaaaacatttcttacaaaatatttcaataagCAGCCCTACCCCACTCGGAGAGAGATCGAAAAGCTGGCGGCCAGTTTGTGGCTCTGGAAATCTGATATCGCATCTCACTTTagcaacaaaaggaagaaatgtgttAGGGATTGTGAAAAATACAAACCCGGGGTGCTGCTGGGCTTCAACATGAAAGAGCTGAACAAAGTCAAACATGAGATGGATTTTGATGCTGAATGGCTGTTTGAAAACCATGACGAGAAGAATTCCAGAGTCAATGTCAGTAAGACTGTTGATAAAAAAATCAACTTAGAAAAAGACAATGACAGTTCCTCAGACAGCTATGAAAACCTAGAAGAGGAGTACAACGAGAGCCAAAGTCCCTTCGGCCAGCGCGTCTCTGACATGGGTGGAAAACCCTCGTCTGACAGCACAGTGCAGAACCCTGAGGACAGCATAGCCAAGGAAATCATGGAGGAAAACGCGTTACAGTCTCCAGAGAAGGCTGATcaaaaacaagaggaaagctCTAAATACAAAGAGATGATTTCTGCTGAAGAGCCAACAAAACTGGTAGGTGATGTTTCAGACAGTGAAGGGGATCAGGATGACCAGGATGATGCAGTGGAATGGAAAGATGGAGCTTCCCAGTCTGAAAGCGGGCCTGGTTCCCAGCAGGTTTCAGATTTTGAAGATAATGCATTGGAAGTAAAACCAGAAGTGTGGACAGATGAATCTTCTCAAAGTGAAGATGCTGGGAGCAGTAAACCCCCTGTGGAGGCCAAGGGGGGTGGATCTGAAAGTGATGAAGAACAGTCAAAGTGGAAGAATCGTTCCTATGGAAAAGTAGAAGGGTTTTGGTCCAAGGACCAGTCACAATGGAAAAATGCCTCCGAGCTGGAGGAGAGCCTGGCCAGCGAGCAGATGGagtggcagagcagcacaaTGGACAGCGAGGACGGCGAGGGCTTCGGGGCCGTGGGGGCCGAGCCCATGCACGGCAGCCTGCCCGGGGTGGAGCTCAGCAGCCAGCAGGCGTGA
- the LOC125334547 gene encoding activity-dependent neuroprotector homeobox protein isoform X3 encodes MSLRRPSTIHFGETMFQLPVNNLGSLRKARKTVKKILSDIGLEYCKEHIEDFKQFEPNDFYLKNTTWEDVGLWDPSLTKNQDYRTKPFCCSACPFSSKFFSAYKSHFRNVHSEDFENRILLNCPYCTFNADKKTLETHIKIFHAPNANTPSGGISTFKDKNKHESLKPKQADSVEQAVYYCKKCTYRDPLYEIVRKHIYREHFQHVAAPYIAKGGEKSLNGAVPLSSSAREEGGIHCKRCLFMPKSYEALVQHVIEDHERIGYQVTAMIGHTNVVVPRSKPLMLIAPKPQDKKPMGLPQRMGALSAGSVRSLSSQQMMNRLTIPKPTLNSAGVNMMSNVHLQQNNYGVKSVPPSYVGQPGGRLSLSGNAPVSLSQQSQSMKQFSASGNGRPYTLGGEQRSQASARYSLQSANSSSLSSAQLKQASLSQSQAASRALGQSGSKSPVAATGPSTVNTSSTQKWKICTICNELFPENVYSVHFEKEHKAEKVPAVANYIMKIHNFTSKCLYCNRYLPTDTLLNHMLIHGLSCPYCRSTFNDVEKMAAHMRMVHVDEEMGPKTDSTLTFDLTLQQGSHTNIHLLVTTYNLRDAPAESVAYHAQNTPPVPPKPQPKIQEKSDVPVKSSPQAAVPYKKDVGKTLCPLCFSILKGPISDALAHHLRERHQVIQTVHPVEKKLTYKCIHCLGVYTSNMTASTITLHLVHCRGVGKTQNGQDKGTSSRLGQSPAAAPVKRTYEHMEFPLMKKRKMDDDDSPSAFEEKPEEPVVLALDPKGHEDDSYEARKTFLTKYFNKQPYPTRREIEKLAASLWLWKSDIASHFSNKRKKCVRDCEKYKPGVLLGFNMKELNKVKHEMDFDAEWLFENHDEKNSRVNVSKTVDKKINLEKDNDSSSDSYENLEEEYNESQSPFGQRVSDMGGKPSSDSTVQNPEDSIAKEIMEENALQSPEKADQKQEESSKYKEMISAEEPTKLVGDVSDSEGDQDDQDDAVEWKDGASQSESGPGSQQVSDFEDNALEVKPEVWTDESSQSEDAGSSKPPVEAKGGGSESDEEQSKWKNRSYGKVEGFWSKDQSQWKNASELEESLASEQMEWQSSTMDSEDGEGFGAVGAEPMHGSLPGVELSSQQA; translated from the exons AAACTATGTTCCAACTTCCTGTCAACAACCTTGGCAGTTTAAGAAAGGCCCggaaaactgtgaaaaaaattcttagtgACATTGGTTTGGAATACTGTAAAGAACATATAGAA gatTTTAAGCAGTTTGAACCTAATgacttttatttgaaaaacactACATGGGAGGATGTGGGACTGTGGGACCCATCGCTTACAAAAAACCAG GACTATCGGACAAAGCCCTTTTGCTGCAGTGCATGTCCCTTCTCCTCGAAGTTCTTTTCAGCCTACAAAAGCCACTTCCGGAACGTTCACAGCGAAGACTTTGAGAACAGGATCCTGCTCAACTGCCCCTACTGTACCTTCAACGCGGACAAAAAGACTTTGGAAACGCACATTAAAATATTCCACGCTCCCAATGCCAATACACCGAGTGGAGGCATCAGCACTTTcaaagataaaaacaaacacGAGAGCCTTAAACCCAAGCAGGCTGACAGTGTGGAACAAGCTGTTTATTACTGTAAGAAGTGCACTTACCGCGACCCGCTCTACGAAATCGTTCGAAAGCACATTTACAGGGAACATTTTCAGCACGTTGCTGCTCCTTACATAGCCAAGGGAGGTGAAAAGTCCCTCAATGGTGCAGTTCCATTGAGCTCCAGTGCCCGAGAGGAGGGGGGTATCCACTGCAAACGATGCCTTTTCATGCCGAAATCCTACGAAGCTTTAGTCCAGCACGTGATCGAAGACCACGAACGGATCGGATACCAGGTCACGGCAATGATAGGTCACACTAACGTGGTGGTTCCAAGATCTAAACCTCTGATGCTAATAGCTCCCAAACCCCAGGATAAAAAGCCTATGGGACTCCCTCAGAGGATGGGTGCCCTCTCTGCTGGCAGTGTCCGCTCACTCTCGTCACAGCAGATGATGAACAGACTCACTATACCAAAGCCCACGTTAAATTCTGCAGGAGTCAATATGATGTCAAATGTTCACCTACAGCAGAACAACTACGGGGTCAAATCAGTACCCCCCAGTTACGTCGGTCAGCCAGGGGGGAGGCTCAGCCTCAGTGGCAATGCACCTGTTTCTCTTTCCCAGCAATCACAAAGCATGAAACAGTTTTCAGCAAGTGGCAATGGAAGGCCTTACACTctgggaggggagcagaggtCCCAGGCCTCAGCCAGGTACTCGCTGCAGTCTGCCAACTCCTCCTCGCTGTCATCAGCGCAGCTCAAACAGGCATCGCTGTCACAGTCCCAGGCAGCATCCAGAGCTCTGGGTCAGTCTGGCTCCAAATCCCCCGTGGCCGCTACAGGTCCTTCCACTGTCAACACCTCATCCACACAGAAGTGGAAAATCTGTACAATCTGCAACGAGCTGTTCCCCGAAAACGTGTACAGTGTCCACTTTGAGAAGGAGCACAAGGCTGAAAAGGTGCCTGCAGTGGCCAACTACATCATGAAAATCCATAACTTCACGAGCAAATGTCTCTACTGTAACCGCTACCTGCCCACGGACACGCTGCTCAATCACATGCTGATCCACGGGCTGTCCTGCCCCTACTGCCGCTCCACCTTCAACGATGTGGAGAAGATGGCCGCCCATATGCGCATGGTGCACGTGGATGAGGAGATGGGACCTAAAACTGACTCCACCCTGACCTTTGATTTGACATtgcagcagggcagccacacGAACATACACCTCCTTGTCACCACCTACAACCTGCGGGATGCTCCTGCCGAATCTGTAGCTTACCACGCTCAGAACACCCCCCCGGTTCCACCAAAACCACAGCCCAAAATCCAGGAGAAATCTGATGTACCAGTCAAAAGTTCTCCACAAGCAGCAGTGCCCTACAAAAAAGATGTGGGGAAAACTCTGTGTCCTCTGTGCTTTTCAATCCTAAAAGGCCCCATCTCTGATGCCCTGGCACATCACCTCCGGGAGAGGCACCAGGTGATTCAGACGGTTCACCCTGTGGAGAAGAAGCTGACCTACAAGTGCATCCACTGCCTGGGCGTGTACACGAGCAACATGACGGCCTCCACCATAACGCTGCACCTGGTGCACTGCAGGGGCGTGGGCAAGACCCAGAACGGGCAGGACAAAGGGACATCGTCCCGGCTGGGCCAGTCCCCAGCGGCAGCGCCCGTGAAACGCACCTATGAACACATGGAGTTCCCCTtgatgaagaagaggaagatggaCGATGATGACTCCCCCTCTGCCTTTGAGGAGAAGCCTGAAGAACCCGTAGTTCTAGCACTGGACCCCAAGGGTCACGAAGATGATTCATACGAagccaggaaaacatttcttacaaaatatttcaataagCAGCCCTACCCCACTCGGAGAGAGATCGAAAAGCTGGCGGCCAGTTTGTGGCTCTGGAAATCTGATATCGCATCTCACTTTagcaacaaaaggaagaaatgtgttAGGGATTGTGAAAAATACAAACCCGGGGTGCTGCTGGGCTTCAACATGAAAGAGCTGAACAAAGTCAAACATGAGATGGATTTTGATGCTGAATGGCTGTTTGAAAACCATGACGAGAAGAATTCCAGAGTCAATGTCAGTAAGACTGTTGATAAAAAAATCAACTTAGAAAAAGACAATGACAGTTCCTCAGACAGCTATGAAAACCTAGAAGAGGAGTACAACGAGAGCCAAAGTCCCTTCGGCCAGCGCGTCTCTGACATGGGTGGAAAACCCTCGTCTGACAGCACAGTGCAGAACCCTGAGGACAGCATAGCCAAGGAAATCATGGAGGAAAACGCGTTACAGTCTCCAGAGAAGGCTGATcaaaaacaagaggaaagctCTAAATACAAAGAGATGATTTCTGCTGAAGAGCCAACAAAACTGGTAGGTGATGTTTCAGACAGTGAAGGGGATCAGGATGACCAGGATGATGCAGTGGAATGGAAAGATGGAGCTTCCCAGTCTGAAAGCGGGCCTGGTTCCCAGCAGGTTTCAGATTTTGAAGATAATGCATTGGAAGTAAAACCAGAAGTGTGGACAGATGAATCTTCTCAAAGTGAAGATGCTGGGAGCAGTAAACCCCCTGTGGAGGCCAAGGGGGGTGGATCTGAAAGTGATGAAGAACAGTCAAAGTGGAAGAATCGTTCCTATGGAAAAGTAGAAGGGTTTTGGTCCAAGGACCAGTCACAATGGAAAAATGCCTCCGAGCTGGAGGAGAGCCTGGCCAGCGAGCAGATGGagtggcagagcagcacaaTGGACAGCGAGGACGGCGAGGGCTTCGGGGCCGTGGGGGCCGAGCCCATGCACGGCAGCCTGCCCGGGGTGGAGCTCAGCAGCCAGCAGGCGTGA
- the LOC125334547 gene encoding activity-dependent neuroprotector homeobox protein isoform X2 has protein sequence MMPRKAFLSQKEKQARARERDMLKKRRRRQDYLKRSVEPQKNTETIKWHRDDEKRRENEQVKDKDIKKRWRQDERERRKNVDAMNWHREEEKRENERETMFQLPVNNLGSLRKARKTVKKILSDIGLEYCKEHIEDFKQFEPNDFYLKNTTWEDVGLWDPSLTKNQDYRTKPFCCSACPFSSKFFSAYKSHFRNVHSEDFENRILLNCPYCTFNADKKTLETHIKIFHAPNANTPSGGISTFKDKNKHESLKPKQADSVEQAVYYCKKCTYRDPLYEIVRKHIYREHFQHVAAPYIAKGGEKSLNGAVPLSSSAREEGGIHCKRCLFMPKSYEALVQHVIEDHERIGYQVTAMIGHTNVVVPRSKPLMLIAPKPQDKKPMGLPQRMGALSAGSVRSLSSQQMMNRLTIPKPTLNSAGVNMMSNVHLQQNNYGVKSVPPSYVGQPGGRLSLSGNAPVSLSQQSQSMKQFSASGNGRPYTLGGEQRSQASARYSLQSANSSSLSSAQLKQASLSQSQAASRALGQSGSKSPVAATGPSTVNTSSTQKWKICTICNELFPENVYSVHFEKEHKAEKVPAVANYIMKIHNFTSKCLYCNRYLPTDTLLNHMLIHGLSCPYCRSTFNDVEKMAAHMRMVHVDEEMGPKTDSTLTFDLTLQQGSHTNIHLLVTTYNLRDAPAESVAYHAQNTPPVPPKPQPKIQEKSDVPVKSSPQAAVPYKKDVGKTLCPLCFSILKGPISDALAHHLRERHQVIQTVHPVEKKLTYKCIHCLGVYTSNMTASTITLHLVHCRGVGKTQNGQDKGTSSRLGQSPAAAPVKRTYEHMEFPLMKKRKMDDDDSPSAFEEKPEEPVVLALDPKGHEDDSYEARKTFLTKYFNKQPYPTRREIEKLAASLWLWKSDIASHFSNKRKKCVRDCEKYKPGVLLGFNMKELNKVKHEMDFDAEWLFENHDEKNSRVNVSKTVDKKINLEKDNDSSSDSYENLEEEYNESQSPFGQRVSDMGGKPSSDSTVQNPEDSIAKEIMEENALQSPEKADQKQEESSKYKEMISAEEPTKLVGDVSDSEGDQDDQDDAVEWKDGASQSESGPGSQQVSDFEDNALEVKPEVWTDESSQSEDAGSSKPPVEAKGGGSESDEEQSKWKNRSYGKVEGFWSKDQSQWKNASELEESLASEQMEWQSSTMDSEDGEGFGAVGAEPMHGSLPGVELSSQQA, from the exons AAACTATGTTCCAACTTCCTGTCAACAACCTTGGCAGTTTAAGAAAGGCCCggaaaactgtgaaaaaaattcttagtgACATTGGTTTGGAATACTGTAAAGAACATATAGAA gatTTTAAGCAGTTTGAACCTAATgacttttatttgaaaaacactACATGGGAGGATGTGGGACTGTGGGACCCATCGCTTACAAAAAACCAG GACTATCGGACAAAGCCCTTTTGCTGCAGTGCATGTCCCTTCTCCTCGAAGTTCTTTTCAGCCTACAAAAGCCACTTCCGGAACGTTCACAGCGAAGACTTTGAGAACAGGATCCTGCTCAACTGCCCCTACTGTACCTTCAACGCGGACAAAAAGACTTTGGAAACGCACATTAAAATATTCCACGCTCCCAATGCCAATACACCGAGTGGAGGCATCAGCACTTTcaaagataaaaacaaacacGAGAGCCTTAAACCCAAGCAGGCTGACAGTGTGGAACAAGCTGTTTATTACTGTAAGAAGTGCACTTACCGCGACCCGCTCTACGAAATCGTTCGAAAGCACATTTACAGGGAACATTTTCAGCACGTTGCTGCTCCTTACATAGCCAAGGGAGGTGAAAAGTCCCTCAATGGTGCAGTTCCATTGAGCTCCAGTGCCCGAGAGGAGGGGGGTATCCACTGCAAACGATGCCTTTTCATGCCGAAATCCTACGAAGCTTTAGTCCAGCACGTGATCGAAGACCACGAACGGATCGGATACCAGGTCACGGCAATGATAGGTCACACTAACGTGGTGGTTCCAAGATCTAAACCTCTGATGCTAATAGCTCCCAAACCCCAGGATAAAAAGCCTATGGGACTCCCTCAGAGGATGGGTGCCCTCTCTGCTGGCAGTGTCCGCTCACTCTCGTCACAGCAGATGATGAACAGACTCACTATACCAAAGCCCACGTTAAATTCTGCAGGAGTCAATATGATGTCAAATGTTCACCTACAGCAGAACAACTACGGGGTCAAATCAGTACCCCCCAGTTACGTCGGTCAGCCAGGGGGGAGGCTCAGCCTCAGTGGCAATGCACCTGTTTCTCTTTCCCAGCAATCACAAAGCATGAAACAGTTTTCAGCAAGTGGCAATGGAAGGCCTTACACTctgggaggggagcagaggtCCCAGGCCTCAGCCAGGTACTCGCTGCAGTCTGCCAACTCCTCCTCGCTGTCATCAGCGCAGCTCAAACAGGCATCGCTGTCACAGTCCCAGGCAGCATCCAGAGCTCTGGGTCAGTCTGGCTCCAAATCCCCCGTGGCCGCTACAGGTCCTTCCACTGTCAACACCTCATCCACACAGAAGTGGAAAATCTGTACAATCTGCAACGAGCTGTTCCCCGAAAACGTGTACAGTGTCCACTTTGAGAAGGAGCACAAGGCTGAAAAGGTGCCTGCAGTGGCCAACTACATCATGAAAATCCATAACTTCACGAGCAAATGTCTCTACTGTAACCGCTACCTGCCCACGGACACGCTGCTCAATCACATGCTGATCCACGGGCTGTCCTGCCCCTACTGCCGCTCCACCTTCAACGATGTGGAGAAGATGGCCGCCCATATGCGCATGGTGCACGTGGATGAGGAGATGGGACCTAAAACTGACTCCACCCTGACCTTTGATTTGACATtgcagcagggcagccacacGAACATACACCTCCTTGTCACCACCTACAACCTGCGGGATGCTCCTGCCGAATCTGTAGCTTACCACGCTCAGAACACCCCCCCGGTTCCACCAAAACCACAGCCCAAAATCCAGGAGAAATCTGATGTACCAGTCAAAAGTTCTCCACAAGCAGCAGTGCCCTACAAAAAAGATGTGGGGAAAACTCTGTGTCCTCTGTGCTTTTCAATCCTAAAAGGCCCCATCTCTGATGCCCTGGCACATCACCTCCGGGAGAGGCACCAGGTGATTCAGACGGTTCACCCTGTGGAGAAGAAGCTGACCTACAAGTGCATCCACTGCCTGGGCGTGTACACGAGCAACATGACGGCCTCCACCATAACGCTGCACCTGGTGCACTGCAGGGGCGTGGGCAAGACCCAGAACGGGCAGGACAAAGGGACATCGTCCCGGCTGGGCCAGTCCCCAGCGGCAGCGCCCGTGAAACGCACCTATGAACACATGGAGTTCCCCTtgatgaagaagaggaagatggaCGATGATGACTCCCCCTCTGCCTTTGAGGAGAAGCCTGAAGAACCCGTAGTTCTAGCACTGGACCCCAAGGGTCACGAAGATGATTCATACGAagccaggaaaacatttcttacaaaatatttcaataagCAGCCCTACCCCACTCGGAGAGAGATCGAAAAGCTGGCGGCCAGTTTGTGGCTCTGGAAATCTGATATCGCATCTCACTTTagcaacaaaaggaagaaatgtgttAGGGATTGTGAAAAATACAAACCCGGGGTGCTGCTGGGCTTCAACATGAAAGAGCTGAACAAAGTCAAACATGAGATGGATTTTGATGCTGAATGGCTGTTTGAAAACCATGACGAGAAGAATTCCAGAGTCAATGTCAGTAAGACTGTTGATAAAAAAATCAACTTAGAAAAAGACAATGACAGTTCCTCAGACAGCTATGAAAACCTAGAAGAGGAGTACAACGAGAGCCAAAGTCCCTTCGGCCAGCGCGTCTCTGACATGGGTGGAAAACCCTCGTCTGACAGCACAGTGCAGAACCCTGAGGACAGCATAGCCAAGGAAATCATGGAGGAAAACGCGTTACAGTCTCCAGAGAAGGCTGATcaaaaacaagaggaaagctCTAAATACAAAGAGATGATTTCTGCTGAAGAGCCAACAAAACTGGTAGGTGATGTTTCAGACAGTGAAGGGGATCAGGATGACCAGGATGATGCAGTGGAATGGAAAGATGGAGCTTCCCAGTCTGAAAGCGGGCCTGGTTCCCAGCAGGTTTCAGATTTTGAAGATAATGCATTGGAAGTAAAACCAGAAGTGTGGACAGATGAATCTTCTCAAAGTGAAGATGCTGGGAGCAGTAAACCCCCTGTGGAGGCCAAGGGGGGTGGATCTGAAAGTGATGAAGAACAGTCAAAGTGGAAGAATCGTTCCTATGGAAAAGTAGAAGGGTTTTGGTCCAAGGACCAGTCACAATGGAAAAATGCCTCCGAGCTGGAGGAGAGCCTGGCCAGCGAGCAGATGGagtggcagagcagcacaaTGGACAGCGAGGACGGCGAGGGCTTCGGGGCCGTGGGGGCCGAGCCCATGCACGGCAGCCTGCCCGGGGTGGAGCTCAGCAGCCAGCAGGCGTGA